A stretch of the Capsicum annuum cultivar UCD-10X-F1 chromosome 10, UCD10Xv1.1, whole genome shotgun sequence genome encodes the following:
- the LOC107845759 gene encoding serine acetyltransferase 1, chloroplastic — translation MSTSFLGSPCLVKNGKNIQTIFPCNNNKPMNFTIKSCINLSRTKNPNPNKPQIDDHVYNYAKYCTPKFEKDLNITKNGGVFEDIEKRGVLDLWLEMQKEAIFDIEQEPLLENYYKDSILIQDCIESALSYHLSMKLGNSSLTSEGLYEVFMGVFIEDQELVFDVVDDLRAVKERDPACISYVHCFLNFKGFLACQAHRIAHRLWCKGRKILALVIQNRVCEVFAVDIHPGAKIGCGLLLDHATGVVVGETAVIGNNVSILHNVTLGGTGKMCGDRHPKIGDGVLIGAGTCVLGNVRIEDGAKVGAGSVVLMEVPARTTAVGNPARLIGGKENPIKLDKIPSLTMDHTSHMSDWSDYVI, via the coding sequence ATGTCCACCAGTTTTCTTGGATCACCATGCCTtgtcaaaaatggaaaaaatatacaaacaatTTTTCCATGTAACAACAATAAGCCAATGAATTTCACCATTAAATCTTGTATAAACTTATCAAGAACCAAGAATCCTAATCCAAACAAGCCTCAAATTGATGATCATGTATACAACTATGCAAAATATTGCACACCCAAGTTTGAAAAGGACCTAAATATCACCAAGAATGGTGGGGTTTTTGAAGATATTGAAAAAAGGGGTGTTCTTGATTTATGGCTAGAAATGCAAAAAGAGGCTATTTTTGACATAGAACAAGAACCCCTTTTGGAAAATTActataaagattcaatcttgatTCAAGATTGTATAGAAAGTGCTTTGTCATATCACTTGTCAATGAAGTTGGGAAATTCTAGTTTGACAAGTGAGGGTCTATATGAGGTTTTCATGGGGGTGTTCATAGAGGATCAAGAATTGgtttttgatgttgttgatgattTAAGAGCTGTTAAAGAAAGGGACcctgcttgtattagttatgtacATTGTTTCTTGAATTTCAAAGGCTTTTTAGCATGTCAAGCACATAGGATAGCACATAGGTTATGGTGTAAAGGTAGAAAGATTCTAGCTTTAGTGATACAAAATAGAGTATGTGAAGTATTTGCTGTTgatattcatcctggtgctaagATTGGTTGTGGGCTTTTACTTGATCATGCTACTGGTGTTGTTGTTGGTGAAACAGCTGTTATTGGTAACAATGTGTCAATCTTGCATAATGTTACATTAGGTGGTACTGGTAAAATGTGTGGTGACAGACATCCTAAGATTGGTGATGGTGTGTTGATTGGTGCTGGCACTTGTGTTCTTGGAAATGTGAGGATTGAAGATGGTGCTAAGGTTGGTGCTGGTTCTGTTGTGTTGATGGAAGTGCCTGCTAGGACTACTGCTGTTGGAAATCCAGCTAGATTGATTGGTGGTAAAGAAAATCCTATTAAACTTGACAAGATTCCTAGTTTGACAATGGACCATACTTCACATATGTCTGATTGGTCTGATTATGTAATCTAG
- the LOC107845518 gene encoding transcription initiation factor TFIID subunit 6, producing the protein MSIVPKETIEVISQSIGVSNLSPDVLPALAVDVEYRIREIMQEAIKCMHHSKRTTLSTDDVDAALSLRGVEPIYGFAASGDPLRFRRAAGHKDLFYIEEKDVEFKDVIAAPLPKAPLDTAVVAHWLAVEGVQPAIPENPPPEALALPSDNRKAEYKEDGVPVDIKVPVKHVLSRELQLYYDKITELTVNRSNPLLFKEALQSLATDSGIHPLVPYFTYFVSDEVARNLNNFSLLFALMRLVWSLLQNTQIHIEPYLHQLMPSIVTCLVAKRLGNRLSDNHWELRDFSAKLVALICKRYGRVYHNLQPRVTRTLLHAFLDPTKALPQHYGAIQGLAALGPGVVRLLVLPNLEAYLQLLEPEMQLEKQKNEMKRLEAWRVYGALMCAAGLCIYERFKLFPASLSPSTRRFLKSKWKVSTALSSKRKASLDNMMTQPPPKRLMTDGPTGSMMANSLPVNTHGPATGYATTLGVTETGVSSAPHGLKQNETMLRTSGKRDLAAGQDQKTSVALDQAWKEDVDAARLLPSLFECFGERMYSFTPSPELSFFL; encoded by the exons ATGAGTATAGTACCGAAAGAGACAATAGAAGTGATATCACAAAGTATAGGTGTGAGCAATTTATCACCAGATGTCTTACCTGCTCTCGCCGTTGATGTTGAATATCGTATTCGCGAGATTATGCAG GAAGCTATAAAATGTATGCATCATTCGAAGAGAACTACTTTATCTACTGATGATGTGGATGCCGCACTCAGTTTGAGAGGTGTCGAG CCAATATATGGTTTTGCTGCATCAGGAGATCCGTTAAGGTTCAGGAGAGCGGCTGGACATAAGGATTTGTTTTACATTGAAGAGAAGGATGTAGAATTCAAAGAT GTGATCGCAGCTCCATTGCCAAAAGCACCGCTAGACACTGCTGTTGTTGCCCATTGGTTAGCTGTAGAGGGTGTACAACCTGCTATTCCTGAAAACCCTCCGCCTGAAG CCTTAGCTCTGCCATCTGATAATAGAAAGGCCGAGTATAAGGAGGATGGAGTTCCTGTTGATATCAAAGTACCTGTTAAACATGTCCTATCCCGTGAGCTCCAG CTCTATTATGACAAAATTACAGAGCTTACTGTGAATAGATCTAATCCCCTTCTCTTTAAAGAAGCTCTACAAAGCTTAGCAACAGATTCAGGGATTCATCCTTTAGTTCCTTACTTCACATATTTTGTTTCTGATGAG GTTGCTCGGAATTTGAACAATTTTTCTCTCCTTTTCGCTTTGATGCGGCTAGTCTGGAGCCTTCTCCAGAATACACAAATACATATTGAACCATAT CTGCACCAGTTGATGCCTTCTATAGTGACCTGCCTTGTTGCAAAAAGGTTGGGGAACAGATTATCTGACAATCATTGGGAACTTAGGGACTTTTCAGCAAAGTTGGTTGCTTTAATATGCAAGAG ATATGGTCGTGTGTACCACAATCTCCAACCACGTGTCACCAGGACTTTGCTTCATGCTTTTCTGGATCCAACGAAGGCGCTGCCCCAACATTATGGAGCAATTCAAGGGCTAGCAGCTCTTGGACCTGGTGTG GTTCGCCTACTTGTGCTGCCAAATCTTGAGGCTTATTTGCAATTGCTAGAGCCTGAAATGCAGCTCGAGAAgcaaaaaaatgaaatgaagagGCTTGAAGCCTGGCGTGTATATGGAGCCTTGATG TGTGCTGCTGGTTTATGCATCTACGAGCGCTTCAAGTTGTTTCCTGCTTCACTATCTCCATCTACTCGCAGATTCCTGAAGAGTAAATGGAAAGTCTCAACTGCACTGTCAA GCAAACGCAAAGCGAGCCTGGACAACATGATGACGCAGCCTCCACCCAAGAGATTAATGACAGATGGTCCAACAGGTTCAATGATGGCAAATTCTCTGCCAGTAAACACACATGGACCAGCTACTGGATATGCTACAACCCTGGGGGTTACAGAAACTGGTGTATCATCAGCACCACATGGTTTGAAGCAGAACGAGACTATGCTTAGAACCAGCGGTAAAAGGGATTTGGCTGCTGGTCAAGATCAAAAAACATCAGTTGCTCTTGATCAAGCCTGGAAGGAAGATGTGGATGCTGCACGTTTGTTGCCATCTCTGTTCGAATGTTTTGGTGAAAGGATGTATTCCTTTACCCCTTCACCTgagctttctttctttttgtga